A single window of Candidatus Cloacimonadota bacterium DNA harbors:
- a CDS encoding RidA family protein encodes MQAIRTIKAPAALGPYSQAVMMNDALFVSGQLGIEAETGNFGEGFEAQANLVFANLKAILEAAGMSFRDVMKVSVFLKDMNDFTALNEIYARNFSAPFPAREAIQVARLPKDGLVEISVIAIK; translated from the coding sequence ATGCAAGCTATTAGAACAATCAAAGCTCCTGCCGCCCTGGGGCCCTATTCCCAGGCCGTGATGATGAACGACGCCCTCTTCGTTTCCGGACAGCTTGGGATCGAAGCCGAAACGGGAAATTTCGGCGAAGGCTTCGAAGCCCAGGCGAACCTCGTGTTCGCCAACCTCAAAGCCATTCTGGAAGCGGCGGGAATGAGCTTCCGCGACGTGATGAAAGTCTCCGTGTTCCTGAAGGACATGAACGATTTTACCGCCCTCAACGAGATCTACGCCCGCAACTTCAGCGCCCCCTTTCCCGCCCGGGAAGCCATCCAGGTGGCCCGGCTACCCAAAGACGGATTGGTGGAAATCTCCGTCATCGCGATAAAATGA